AGTGTAAGGACAAGTCGAGCGTATAATACTTGACAGACAGGGCGCATTAGTGTATAAAGCCATTGACCTCTTTTAATAAAagaacgcacaatcatgtacaaaattttacataaaaactggccaatttagCTTAGAcagttttagaaaattattggtaaagaaaattatacctaaaaacctttaaatatagtccaatactcaataaaatcaaaaattctgAGCAAATTCTACCAAAaggattaagtttaaggttgaatttgcaaatgcgacttgAATTGTGTGCCAAGCAGTTGTGTTTGGccctcattgagtggggacgttttttggtcgctgattgtgcatccacttttaaaTAGGCGATCGATGAATCTTTAGTTtgtaaacatacaaacacacgTCTCGGTTTGTTATCTTATCAAATGGACTTCTCGAAATAGATTGACTTTATGTACTTATGATATATacctaacaataacaaaatgtaATGCTGTAATTAATGAATGATACACAATAAGCAGATAAGTGATAGCCCAGCTTcttggagctcagcagtgagccgaatatgggttgatgacgacgacacaATAAGCAGTGCCTTAAGTCGGCCAGAGACTATTTatgatgtttttatatttttgaatgtttatctttatattaataatgttaagTACATACTACTCgtgtaaaagaaataaatatattaaagaaaaaacttGTTTTAATGATCTCCTTGTTGACTTTAATGTGGAGCGGGTATTTTCTTGCGTTACGATGGGACTTCAAACCAGAATGAGATGAAAGAAAGTGATATTTTCGATTCCGCCGCTATTgatccgtccgtccgtctacGATAGATATGTATTTTcttttcacgagatatgtcgttgacGCGTGCTAGGTCTACAGTTGATATTGTCCAATGCACTTCTCACCTCCACCAAGCTATTAATAATGACATTTCTTGGAAGCAAGAAAACTCCAATATTTTAACCCTTAGGGTTACACGGTCTTATATTATTAGGTGGGATAAAGTTCCCCATTTTCCTTTATACCTTTCTCAAAATTTCAATGTCAtgagtgatgataatgattatgatgatgatgatgtcaatgATGATGCGCTTTCTATGCAAGCGCGTTTCACCAATTATGactattacgagtaggtactaacCTATCTTGCAAGTtcgacactcctatgatatgcgggcgacaaggGAAAAGaccgcgggtgtgaaatcgtacgtgcggggaagtgaagtgCGTCAGTCGACGGGTTTTCCtccatcgctacacgccccccggcccgcgcatcccatcgggagtgttacgaacgaagctgccaagctataatacgtacctacttaccAAAGTGAAACAGTTTGGCCGTATCCTAATAATACAAGTAGAATAGAAAGGCAGTTTTGTTCAAAtagatacatttattataaacaaaaatagacaTTTTCGTTAGTagataacaatataattaatattaagtatcaAATAAATGCATTCAGTTCAATGCCCTTagtgtaaattttcaagtacataaatatttacgaATTTCAACACTAAACTAATCTGTCACATTTGCTGGTACCTAAGTGTCAATAAAGTGGACCACAAGGACTTGAAAATTTATGCTACGGGAACagataacaaaattattgtattaaattgaatcttttactaaaatatataataaaaaaaagtcaaatataaaatagcgGTAAAATCGAGCACCCGTgtataaatacttatctataatgATATATCCTGCCAGTGAATTGCCATGAACTAAGCAACTGGAAACGGCAATAAAAAATTGCATATcacttttgtatataaataactttagtaTAACATGAAAGGCACTGTTATTCAAAATGGCACCACAATTTGTAATTATATTCCTAACTACGAGTAAGTTCTATAAACTTAGTATTATAGTGTTGTGCAACGAATAAGTATACCTAATATGTTGaggaaacaatacaatatttcaCTTTGGCAACACTCTCTTTAATCTATGAACCACTCTTCTGTAATGTCTACTTTTGTAATGTCGGCCCGTAAGAGATTGTCATGTGATCTAATACCTAATACAGAATTAATCAAGTTCCACTTTGTTTTATTGGACTACAAGTCCtaacataatacgagtatatttactGTAAATTTTCATGTAACTGTTATATATTATCTCATATATagacacatcaaaaatattaaaattagcatAGTTATCATTTTTACGTAGTGAGAATATTACGCGAATTTAAGtaacatattttgtttaatcGGTTTTGGTAAAAAGTGTATTACGTCACTAGATAACGTTCTTACATTTTGTTTACTGACGTAATGCACGACttcaaaaatgtaaaacaaaagtttttaaattatgtgtgTATACATTGTAAATATCAATATCAAAGTTCATAATACCCTGCTTCAATATGGCGGAGGCGCGGAAGGCTGGGATGTAGGGTAGGACCCTTGCCCCTGGGGTAAACTGGAGTAAGGCGGCGCCTGACCCTGGGGTAATCCAGAGTAAGGCGGCGCTTGCCCCTGGGGTAACCCAGGGTAGGGGTATCCCGGAACAGGATGGGGTAAAGTGGGATTCACGCTGACGTCCGGCGCGCGAAAACCGATTTCGAACGGGCCTGCGGGACTATTTTTCGAACCGAAAATCGGTGCATCGGCCACGTTAGCTACTACGGGGTACGGGATGGGACCGGGGGGGCAGATTTGTACATCGTGCTGGTAACTCTGGCTCGGGGTAAACGTTCTGGTGTTGGAGGGTGTATAGGGGGGTTGGTTGTTGGGATCCGGCAGAGGGCCGATGGGGAGTTTCTCGGGCATGGGGTGGTTTTTCAAGTCAGTTTCTCCGAGCGGCACTAAGCCGATGCATATCTCTGCTTCGTCTTCCATATCTTCGTTGCAACCGGACAGCTTTATTTTTACCTAAAACAAGACAACTTGTACTCAGCGGGGTGCACTTCATACTAtgcaaaatgcactgcctacctaAGGACTCAATGCAAGCCCATGTAGTACCAAAGAACacaaaggaattttccaatattTACTTATAGCGCATACCCTAGTATAaaatcttgtgcacgccactgcttgtaCTGTAAAAAAATGCACGAGATGACGTCACACTTCTCGTGAACTTTTTTACAGAATAAATCccttcttttttatataatgaccaatattcctattccccttaACTAATCGAAAAAGACTAGTCAAGAGGATTGTACGATAGTAAATGGGTATGACAGTCCAGCGGGCGAGAATCGAACCAcaacctctcggtgatgagtctggaatttttaccattgagctattgaggctttttttgAGTATTTGAGCTACTATCTCGTAAACTTTTCAAATCTTGCTTGCTTGTTCTAGTATGTCGGTAGTTAAAACCCTTTCTTATGAGATGTCACCACTGCAATCATCAAGTTTTTGACCATCAAGACGCTTTGAGCAAGTCATTTTACAGAAACAAACGTCGTccagaaaggagatggtccaaaattgtatggaacgattttactttatttctttcaaaataatattcattctctcccaagaaatgcaacactattatgggtaattatggcggattgatgacattttcaatgcagtagtcgatttgacgtttgctgtcaattgtcaagggcgccatcttgatataactcaaaaacttgggtttaaattttacttattgctttttattcacttatttagattttaataaaaccctTTTATTAAAACCGTATTCCGTAACCGTAAACCGTATTCTTTAAAtttcaatgatacggggtacaagagcggacctgaaatggactgtggtggtcacacacacatagattgtaaatgaaaatgctacttaatcattttcataattatgacgaagtcgatacgggcggtttgtcgccagtcgttacctaaccgttgtaactgatagtcaatataagtgttttagCAGTGgaacctactattatttatcacccataaccgctacctACCTaccgggacacgacatacctaactcaaacccaaatataataagtattcaAATAGTACAAaagtccaaaattgtatggaacgattttactttaattctttcgaagtaatattcattatctcccaagaaatgcaacactattatgggtaatTATGGCAGATTGATGgagttttcaatgcagtagtcgatttgacgtttgctgtcaattgtcatgtcatagctGCTTTATGAGCGCcatgatataactcaaaaacttgggtttgaattttacttattgctttttatttagttagattaattcacttatttagattttaataaaacccttgtattctttaaatttcaatgatacggggtacaggacctgaaatggaccatctcctacAATTCCCAAGAAGTAGACATGGAATACCTTGAAGAAGTACCCGATGTCGATGAGTGTGCAGTGCTCCATGTTGGGCGCGAGGAAGGCGGGCACGTCCAGCGGGAACACGTACTCCGCGCTGGCGCCGCCGAGCACGGGCCCGCGCCGCAGCGCCGCCAGCACCTCCTCCGGCGGCTCGTACTCCGACTGCGGCTGCTGGCTGCGGAACCTCTCCCTCTGACACGGACGatacattcattatcaacccatattcagcttactgctgagctctaggccaatagtccaccacgctggcccaatgcggattggcagactccacacacgcagagaattgagaaaattctctggtatgcaggtttcctcacgatgttattccttcaccgtttgagacacgtgatatttaatttcttaaaatgcacataactgacaCGGACAATacattggcctaacacctctcattctgacaggagactcgaactcagcagtgagccgaatatgggaagTTCATATTAAGACTAAGCTTAAATGTTTACATTGCTAAATTCActatattattgtttgtttctttttttattattttagtactcAATTTAAGCATGTTGTATTAACATCTAGTAGGCACAATTACTTAAGGATGTGTAGTATCTATTCTTTAATAAGTTAGGATAAGTGATTGTGCCAGTTttgtaaactaataaaaaagtgtgtgtcagctccgacacacaagtggagtttactctttcactACTGCCTAAATAAGTATATGTTTCCCCGCAACATACACTATGtataaactaatgattttaaacttatttcgtggttgttcattatgaatgttatttaaacgggtacataccacgattttcagatttttaatgtctatatttcgacccagttgcatggatcgtggtcacgacagAACTTGaggttgcgagatgagaagtgaagtcagctgttaggggcagaaacgatctaccctctttctaattctttttcttttttcttcaacaacctgggtcgaaatatcgatattaaaaaactcgtcgttttatcgtggtatatacccgtttaaataatattcactatGTATAACTCAATatttacgcctgaaaagtgaaaggtgcgcaaccgaggtgcagcaggccgcggcgtgtgGGCGCGCTAGAGcccgattcttaaggagtataGTCCAAAAACTCACGGTGGTGATCTGGAAGAGGATCTTGGTGATCTCGACGCTGGCGCTGTTCCGCACGGCGACGGCGACGGGCACGCTCTGCCCGGGACACACGCCCTGCGCCGGCAGCCGCACGCTCACCGCCAGCGGCTTGGACACGCAGAACAGCTGGCAGCCCACCATCTGGTCGAACTCCATCACCAGAGGATTCTGTTGGAGACTCCAGTTACAATTCAACTATACCCACACtcacatcatcatcactatcaatccatattcggcgcactgctgagctcgagtctcctgtcacaattagaggggttaggccaatagtccaccaagctggcccaatgtggattgactgacttcacacacgcagaaatttgagaaaattctctggtatgcaggtttcctcacgatgtttttccttgaccgtttgagacacgtgatatttaatttcttaaaatgcacacatctgaaaacaCGCACACTCTCATACACACGAACAATGCACGCATAGCATTTGCCTCTTTAAGTGTCTCTCCATTAatgaaggtcggcggtcagctttctgAACTTTTCCATGGCTAGGTTTTTTGACTGTATTTGACACTTGCGTTGACACAATGTTAGAAGTACTCGGGATTGCTATATTTAGGTGTAACAAAATAAGAAGTTTGTAACACTTAAAAATGAGTCTCAAATGGCTAAACTGGCCAGGTGCCAACGATCCATGGAGAGGAGTATGATCGGCCATAAGAAAAAGGGGTAAGAAACACTGACCTTCGAACTAAAACTGGAGTCACCGATGTTTTCACTTGTGTCAACCAGCAAAAGTGgcgatggacaggccacatgctAAGGGACACAATGGGGAAGTGGAGCAGACTGGTGACAGAATGGTATCCTAGAGATGGCAGAAGGAATCGGGGCAAACAGTACCTTAGAAAGGAGGATAACTTAAAGCTCACAGCAGGACCAAACTGGAGAAGATAGAGAGCAGTGGAAGTTGCTGGAGGAGCTctatgccgaaaggcacactatgttaacagacattctttaaaaaaaatgtatataaaaattgaaatttcttaACAtagaataaagggcttattattattataacacttaaaaatggtttaataaaataataaggaaaTTGAACTAAAACACTGCaaagcaataaaaattttaGGTGTTAAGATAgagcaaataaaattattataaaacgcaTTTTTACCATAGGTAAGGTGGGGTaaggtaggatagggatagggtaaggCAGGGTAAGGTAGGATAGGGGTGAGGTAGGCATAAGgttgggtaaggtagggtaaggtaggataagggtaggataagggtaggataagggtagggtaggagtagttgaaagcttacaagtcgcgagcgtccactagttttttaataatttgacaatattgtacataatttttttttaattaattatgtccCTTATCTATAATTGAAAAATCAAACCTATTCCAAATTAAGTATTTAACAGTAcaattattaaacttttatccaatggttgataatgttaaaattaaattctagtCATTCAAGCCTAGTTcggtattttagtattttagttgagt
This genomic interval from Bicyclus anynana chromosome 17, ilBicAnyn1.1, whole genome shotgun sequence contains the following:
- the LOC112046810 gene encoding arrestin domain-containing protein 2; the protein is MEPLPGRRFIDGCVVFNGSKSVFYSGQVLEGKLNFELTSPLHIFAIDAVYLGAANVEWTEVQVETYNRVRRNKQLKYIGREEYFKYTQRLSQGPTVLEAGSHSIPLSYQIPFNCPSSFEGEKGQVKYSVTVYIIHHDGVTTDKIEAPFDVIDPMNLNTGSPDIKNPLVMEFDQMVGCQLFCVSKPLAVSVRLPAQGVCPGQSVPVAVAVRNSASVEITKILFQITTRERFRSQQPQSEYEPPEEVLAALRRGPVLGGASAEYVFPLDVPAFLAPNMEHCTLIDIGYFFKVKIKLSGCNEDMEDEAEICIGLVPLGETDLKNHPMPEKLPIGPLPDPNNQPPYTPSNTRTFTPSQSYQHDVQICPPGPIPYPVVANVADAPIFGSKNSPAGPFEIGFRAPDVSVNPTLPHPVPGYPYPGLPQGQAPPYSGLPQGQAPPYSSLPQGQGSYPTSQPSAPPPY